In Armatimonadota bacterium, the following proteins share a genomic window:
- a CDS encoding C40 family peptidase: MIKRLWLTSAALATCLLCVYAQKPIVHKVKEGESMYTIAHKYHLRLPELLQANKIANPHAIKPGMALTVPVKKAAATKKTATAKTTATKAAPASGWVQLNKDRINVRSAPNTNSKRVTIVDKYAKGKALAKSGDWTKIQLTNGRTGWILGKYLSKASAPPAAAKPKAVASRPTSSRAIPGSPSPRTEVASAKGVLSTAHGLKGIRYRYGGSTSRGFDCSGFTSYVYAKYGIRLPHSSAAQAKMGRPVKRSELKPGDLVFFRTRGRGVSHVGIYSGNGQFVHASSARGRVRVDSINSGYYNSRFVTARRVK, encoded by the coding sequence ATGATTAAGCGCCTTTGGTTGACGAGCGCGGCGCTCGCAACCTGCCTGTTGTGCGTATACGCACAGAAGCCTATCGTTCACAAAGTCAAAGAGGGCGAATCGATGTACACTATCGCCCACAAGTATCACCTCCGTTTGCCTGAGCTTTTGCAGGCGAACAAGATAGCCAACCCCCACGCCATAAAACCCGGCATGGCGCTGACCGTGCCCGTCAAGAAAGCAGCGGCCACCAAGAAAACGGCGACCGCCAAAACGACTGCCACAAAAGCAGCGCCGGCGTCCGGCTGGGTCCAACTGAACAAAGACCGCATCAACGTTCGCTCTGCGCCGAATACGAATTCTAAGCGCGTAACGATCGTCGATAAATATGCCAAGGGCAAAGCGCTGGCCAAATCGGGCGATTGGACGAAAATCCAATTGACCAATGGCCGGACCGGCTGGATCCTGGGCAAATACCTGTCCAAGGCTTCTGCGCCGCCAGCCGCGGCTAAGCCGAAGGCTGTCGCATCAAGGCCGACTTCCTCTCGCGCAATTCCCGGTTCGCCGTCTCCTCGCACAGAGGTCGCATCGGCAAAGGGAGTGCTTTCGACGGCGCACGGGCTGAAAGGCATCCGCTATCGATACGGGGGCAGCACCTCGCGCGGATTTGACTGCTCCGGCTTCACCAGTTACGTCTATGCCAAATACGGCATCCGGCTTCCCCACAGTTCGGCCGCACAGGCCAAGATGGGACGCCCGGTAAAGCGCAGCGAGCTAAAGCCCGGCGACCTGGTGTTCTTTAGAACGCGCGGACGCGGCGTTTCGCACGTGGGCATCTACTCTGGCAACGGTCAGTTTGTGCACGCCAGCAGCGCTCGCGGGCGCGTGCGGGTGGACAGCATCAACTCCGGCTACTACAATTCGCGATTTGTAACCGCCCGTCGCGTAAAATAG
- the folD gene encoding bifunctional methylenetetrahydrofolate dehydrogenase/methenyltetrahydrofolate cyclohydrolase FolD: MLLDGKRIAGEVRNRLKPRVEALRSKGIAPCLAAIVIGDDPASHAYVGMKAKACASVQMESKVVALPSEIDQRQAEQRLLELARDPSVHGILLQHPAPKHLDEMRLLSLIPVEKDVDGISPGSLGALTAGIKGFEPCTPKGMIRLLDEYKIAIEGKRAVVIGRSVILGKPMALMLLNRNATVTICHSKTVDLPQVAREADILVAAVGRAEMIDANYVKPGAAVLDAGYNRLPDRSGDVGDVRFDAVAPIASYITPVPGGVGPMTVAMLLENTVEAAENASA; encoded by the coding sequence ATGCTTCTGGACGGTAAGCGCATCGCCGGCGAGGTTCGAAACCGTCTAAAGCCGAGGGTCGAAGCTTTGCGGTCGAAAGGGATCGCGCCCTGCCTGGCGGCGATCGTGATCGGCGACGACCCGGCATCCCATGCCTATGTCGGCATGAAAGCCAAAGCCTGCGCGTCCGTCCAGATGGAATCGAAGGTTGTCGCGCTGCCCAGCGAGATCGATCAAAGACAAGCCGAGCAGCGTCTGCTGGAGTTGGCGCGCGACCCGAGCGTCCACGGAATCTTGCTTCAGCATCCCGCGCCCAAACATCTGGACGAGATGCGGCTGCTCTCGCTGATACCCGTCGAGAAAGACGTAGACGGCATTTCGCCAGGATCGCTCGGCGCGCTGACCGCTGGCATCAAGGGATTTGAACCTTGCACGCCCAAAGGCATGATCCGCCTGTTGGACGAGTATAAGATCGCTATCGAAGGCAAGCGCGCCGTGGTGATCGGTCGCAGCGTGATATTGGGCAAGCCGATGGCGCTGATGCTGCTGAACCGTAACGCGACGGTTACGATCTGCCATTCCAAAACGGTCGATCTGCCCCAGGTCGCGAGGGAGGCCGATATCTTGGTCGCCGCGGTCGGCCGCGCCGAGATGATCGACGCGAACTATGTCAAGCCCGGCGCGGCGGTGCTGGACGCGGGATACAATCGCCTGCCCGATCGGTCGGGCGATGTGGGCGACGTTCGATTTGACGCGGTCGCGCCGATCGCGTCTTACATAACGCCCGTGCCGGGCGGAGTTGGCCCGATGACCGTCGCGATGCTGCTGGAGAACACGGTCGAGGCGGCTGAAAATGCGTCCGCATGA
- a CDS encoding polyprenyl synthetase family protein, translated as MRPHDEPLAPLRERIDSALSSLLPVHQPQALSEAMRYSALDGGKRLRPLLCLFACEACGGHESDAMPTACAIEMIHAFSLIHDDLPALDNDELRRGRPTCHVQFGEAIAILAGDALLAQAFEILAANPAQLPPSTAMEILRTIARASGTQGMVGGQVQDILAEGGEPDQASLEYIHTHKTGALIQASVMSGALAAGADQHQRDCLAAYGSALGHCFQIVDDILNETGDPSRTGKARGSDQQRAKLTYPRVFGLEASRSAAAQYANKAKTAIGDFDSDANRLRQMVDYVLTRDR; from the coding sequence ATGCGTCCGCATGACGAGCCGTTAGCGCCTCTGCGCGAGCGGATCGACTCGGCGCTCTCTTCCCTCTTGCCGGTTCATCAGCCGCAGGCATTGAGCGAGGCGATGCGCTACAGCGCGCTGGACGGCGGCAAGCGGCTAAGGCCACTGCTCTGCCTGTTTGCATGCGAGGCTTGCGGCGGACACGAGAGCGACGCCATGCCCACAGCCTGCGCGATCGAGATGATCCACGCTTTTAGCCTGATCCACGACGACCTGCCTGCGCTGGACAACGACGAACTGCGGCGCGGTCGCCCTACGTGCCATGTGCAGTTTGGCGAGGCGATCGCGATTTTGGCCGGAGACGCTCTGCTTGCTCAAGCCTTCGAGATATTGGCGGCCAATCCGGCACAGCTTCCTCCGTCCACGGCGATGGAGATTCTCCGCACCATCGCCCGAGCATCCGGCACACAGGGCATGGTGGGCGGCCAAGTGCAGGACATCTTGGCCGAGGGAGGCGAGCCGGATCAAGCCTCTTTGGAGTACATCCACACGCACAAGACCGGCGCTTTGATCCAAGCCTCGGTCATGTCAGGAGCGTTGGCAGCCGGGGCCGATCAACATCAAAGAGACTGTCTAGCGGCGTATGGCTCCGCGCTAGGGCACTGTTTCCAGATCGTTGACGACATCCTGAACGAGACCGGCGACCCGTCTCGAACCGGAAAGGCCCGGGGCAGCGATCAGCAGCGGGCAAAACTCACCTACCCGCGCGTTTTTGGATTGGAAGCAAGTCGCAGCGCTGCGGCGCAATATGCCAACAAAGCCAAAACCGCCATAGGCGACTTCGATTCGGACGCCAACCGCCTGCGCCAAATGGTCGATTACGTCTTGACGAGAGACCGATGA
- a CDS encoding threonylcarbamoyl-AMP synthase, whose amino-acid sequence MITLRLKAMEDIPQAAEIIQQGGLVAFPTETVYGLGADALNCEAVLKIFEAKARPPTNPLIVHGASVEQLEPLVQSPGPLFYRILEQFAPGPVTLIVKKSDLVPSETTAGLDTVAVRIPAHRVALDLIQSAGRPIAAPSANRSGFASPTTAQHVLDELDGLIDAVLDGGPCPVGIESTVVDISDGEFAILREGAITGEMLAEATGRSVTARQGSPRSPGTSGRHYSTQTPLALARGWPEDLAAKVEAMKDRTVVVIWPTDWPKTSAAHHVEWAEWKNDAGLAERLYAALREADALHGDVIIVPLPDGRGLRSAIRDRLQRAQAIR is encoded by the coding sequence ATGATCACGCTCCGCCTGAAGGCCATGGAGGATATCCCCCAAGCCGCCGAGATTATCCAACAAGGCGGCTTAGTCGCTTTCCCGACCGAGACCGTCTATGGATTGGGCGCCGATGCGCTGAATTGCGAGGCCGTGCTCAAGATATTCGAAGCCAAGGCGCGCCCGCCGACCAACCCGCTGATCGTTCACGGCGCCTCGGTGGAGCAGTTGGAGCCTTTGGTCCAATCGCCCGGTCCGCTCTTCTATCGCATTCTGGAGCAGTTTGCGCCTGGTCCCGTAACGCTCATCGTCAAGAAGTCCGATCTCGTTCCGTCCGAGACGACCGCAGGGTTGGATACAGTCGCCGTTCGAATCCCGGCACACAGGGTCGCTTTAGATTTGATTCAGAGCGCCGGACGCCCCATCGCCGCTCCCAGCGCCAATCGATCGGGATTTGCAAGCCCGACCACCGCCCAGCATGTTCTGGACGAGTTGGACGGGCTTATCGACGCGGTTCTTGACGGCGGTCCGTGTCCGGTCGGCATCGAATCGACCGTTGTGGACATCTCGGACGGAGAGTTCGCCATATTGCGCGAAGGCGCCATCACCGGCGAGATGCTGGCCGAAGCGACCGGTCGTTCTGTTACTGCCCGACAGGGGTCTCCGCGCTCGCCGGGAACGTCTGGCAGGCACTATTCGACTCAAACGCCGCTGGCGCTCGCTAGGGGCTGGCCGGAAGATCTTGCTGCAAAGGTAGAGGCGATGAAAGACCGGACGGTCGTTGTCATCTGGCCGACCGATTGGCCCAAAACGAGCGCGGCGCATCATGTCGAATGGGCAGAATGGAAGAACGACGCCGGGCTGGCCGAACGGTTGTATGCGGCTCTGCGCGAGGCGGACGCGCTGCATGGCGATGTCATCATCGTTCCCTTGCCGGACGGCCGGGGATTGCGCTCTGCGATTCGCGATCGGCTTCAGCGCGCTCAGGCAATCAGGTAA
- a CDS encoding TIGR00300 family protein, producing MPSEVIYLEGHVIDSLTLSKVLDLLTSYGCEYEIQDAHIGHQRDETSRFQISVSASSPELLEQALEEAVQHGAIYYKGDAKLAEAPADGVYPEDFYSTTNLETWARVGGQWIEVEKLEMDCGVRVFDDNRRAECAPFSRVKKGDLFVVGHDGLRVAPPERRDPTTVFAFMGSDVSSEKPKERIVRGVAEAIRNAKEEGKRVLLVGGPAIIHTGAAGFLEELINKGWIDVLFAGNALAAHDIEAAMFGTSLGVHLDLGSPVTHGHQHHLRAINRVRGAGSIAEAVRQGIIPTGVMRACVLNNVEFVLAGSIRDDGPLPDVITDMIEAQDAMRAKVDGLGVAVMVATTLHSVATGNILPATVQTFCVDTDADTVIKLSDRGTHQQVGIVTDCHFFMKELATYLKDGWNG from the coding sequence ATGCCCTCAGAAGTTATCTACCTCGAAGGCCACGTTATCGACTCGCTCACGCTGTCCAAAGTTCTCGATCTGCTAACTTCTTACGGTTGCGAATATGAGATCCAAGATGCCCACATCGGCCATCAGCGAGACGAGACGAGCCGGTTCCAAATCTCCGTAAGCGCATCGTCGCCGGAGTTGCTGGAACAGGCGCTCGAAGAGGCCGTCCAGCACGGCGCGATCTACTACAAGGGCGACGCCAAACTGGCGGAGGCGCCTGCAGACGGCGTATATCCCGAAGACTTCTACTCTACGACCAACTTGGAGACATGGGCGCGCGTAGGCGGCCAATGGATCGAGGTCGAGAAGCTGGAGATGGACTGCGGCGTGAGAGTTTTCGACGACAATCGCCGAGCCGAGTGCGCGCCGTTTTCGAGGGTCAAAAAGGGCGACCTGTTTGTGGTCGGACACGACGGTTTGCGCGTTGCGCCGCCCGAACGGCGCGATCCGACGACCGTGTTCGCCTTCATGGGCAGCGACGTTTCGTCCGAAAAGCCCAAGGAGAGGATCGTGCGCGGGGTGGCCGAAGCGATCCGCAATGCCAAAGAAGAAGGCAAGCGCGTTCTCTTGGTGGGCGGGCCGGCGATCATCCATACCGGCGCGGCCGGGTTCTTAGAAGAGCTGATCAACAAGGGCTGGATCGATGTGCTGTTTGCCGGCAATGCGTTAGCCGCGCACGATATCGAGGCTGCAATGTTCGGCACCTCGCTGGGCGTCCACCTCGATCTCGGATCGCCGGTAACGCACGGCCACCAGCATCACCTGCGGGCGATCAACCGCGTGCGAGGCGCCGGGAGCATTGCGGAAGCGGTGAGGCAAGGCATTATTCCGACCGGCGTCATGCGCGCCTGCGTGCTGAACAATGTCGAGTTCGTGCTGGCCGGCAGCATCCGGGACGACGGCCCGCTGCCCGACGTGATCACCGATATGATCGAGGCTCAAGACGCCATGCGCGCAAAGGTCGATGGGCTGGGCGTTGCCGTGATGGTCGCTACGACGCTCCACTCCGTCGCGACTGGCAATATACTGCCCGCTACCGTGCAAACATTTTGCGTGGACACCGACGCCGACACGGTGATCAAGCTGAGCGACCGCGGCACCCACCAGCAAGTCGGCATTGTAACCGATTGCCACTTCTTTATGAAGGAGCTGGCGACCTACCTTAAGGACGGATGGAATGGCTGA
- a CDS encoding DUF1957 domain-containing protein, with the protein MAEPLGYFALVLHSHIPYVMSHGKWPHGTDWLTESAVETYLPLIDTARRLESEGIAANYTINLTPILQEQLASEAFKAEFVDYLRQNIDASRADQKAFGQDGPLWMAGIAYFWEQFYAQQMEFYINGLDRDILGEFRRMQDAGLIEVITSAATHGYLALLGTDESVFAQTRIGAETYRRNFGRSARGFWLPECSYRPAYEWSPPVPGIQPTMRQGVEMALADSQIDYFFVDTHLLRGGEPTGTYAARFPGLMKLYEQFRKNFQDQPDRHPYQPYLMFGSGETHRPVAVFARDPETTAQVWSGDMGYPGDAAYLEFHKKHAPSRLRYWRVSDNKADLGAKEAYEPWRAYQQIRSHADHFVTVLKDTLRKHRDRHGRPGILVSMYDTELFGHWWFEGPEWVYEAIKRIANDPEIEMVSCGAYLDRFPPKERVVLPEGSWGEGGYHYVWLNKDTAWVWERIYRAEAQFLDLKEKCANNEAAQPYLQQLARELLLLQSSDWPFLITTWSARDYAEIRINDHFRRFEGIASLIDKVLMNERPTEAELALFAESRERDPVFDPIDLNAWSS; encoded by the coding sequence ATGGCTGAACCGTTAGGATACTTTGCGCTGGTGCTGCACTCCCACATTCCCTATGTGATGTCGCACGGCAAATGGCCGCACGGCACCGACTGGCTAACGGAAAGCGCGGTTGAAACCTATCTGCCGCTCATCGATACCGCCCGGCGATTGGAATCGGAAGGCATCGCGGCCAACTACACGATTAATCTGACGCCGATTCTTCAGGAGCAGTTGGCGTCCGAAGCCTTCAAAGCCGAGTTCGTCGATTATCTGCGACAGAACATCGATGCCAGCCGAGCAGACCAGAAGGCGTTCGGCCAAGACGGTCCGCTCTGGATGGCGGGCATCGCCTATTTTTGGGAGCAGTTCTACGCCCAACAGATGGAGTTCTATATCAACGGATTAGATCGCGACATCTTGGGCGAGTTTCGTCGAATGCAGGACGCGGGGCTCATCGAGGTCATCACCAGCGCCGCCACGCACGGATACTTGGCCCTGCTAGGCACGGACGAGAGCGTGTTCGCCCAGACGCGCATTGGCGCAGAGACCTATCGGCGCAACTTTGGCCGCTCGGCGCGCGGGTTTTGGCTGCCGGAATGCTCCTATCGGCCCGCCTACGAATGGTCGCCGCCCGTGCCGGGCATCCAGCCGACTATGAGGCAAGGCGTCGAAATGGCGCTGGCCGACAGCCAGATCGATTACTTTTTTGTGGACACCCACCTGTTGCGCGGCGGCGAGCCGACCGGCACCTATGCCGCGCGCTTCCCCGGCCTGATGAAGCTTTACGAGCAGTTTCGCAAAAACTTTCAGGATCAGCCCGACCGTCATCCCTATCAGCCTTATCTGATGTTCGGATCGGGAGAGACGCACCGCCCCGTCGCCGTCTTTGCCCGAGACCCTGAGACGACCGCTCAAGTCTGGAGCGGCGATATGGGCTACCCGGGCGACGCCGCCTATTTGGAGTTTCACAAAAAGCACGCGCCCAGCCGACTTCGATATTGGCGCGTCAGCGACAACAAAGCCGACCTGGGCGCCAAAGAAGCCTACGAACCGTGGCGCGCTTATCAGCAGATTCGATCCCATGCCGACCACTTTGTAACCGTGCTAAAGGACACCCTTCGCAAGCATCGGGATCGGCACGGCCGGCCCGGCATTCTGGTCTCCATGTATGACACAGAGCTTTTCGGCCACTGGTGGTTCGAGGGGCCCGAATGGGTTTACGAAGCCATCAAGCGCATAGCCAACGACCCCGAGATCGAGATGGTCTCGTGCGGCGCCTATCTCGACCGTTTTCCGCCCAAAGAGCGCGTCGTGCTGCCCGAAGGATCGTGGGGCGAAGGCGGCTATCACTACGTTTGGCTGAACAAGGACACGGCTTGGGTCTGGGAGCGAATCTATCGCGCGGAAGCCCAGTTCCTCGACCTGAAGGAGAAATGCGCGAACAACGAAGCCGCACAGCCCTATCTGCAACAGTTAGCGCGAGAGCTTTTGCTCTTGCAATCGTCCGACTGGCCGTTTCTGATTACCACCTGGTCGGCAAGGGATTACGCGGAGATTCGCATAAACGACCACTTTCGACGCTTTGAAGGCATCGCCAGCCTGATCGACAAAGTCCTCATGAACGAGCGACCGACAGAAGCGGAGCTCGCGCTCTTTGCCGAAAGCAGAGAGCGCGATCCCGTGTTCGATCCAATCGACCTAAACGCCTGGTCGTCCTAA
- a CDS encoding prepilin-type N-terminal cleavage/methylation domain-containing protein, protein MKTRGFTLIELLVVIAIIAILAAILFPVFAEARASGRQIVCLSNMSQIGKASMLYLQDWDDTWFSTSQPDNTPGFAPQQIWIGYDNNNYGITGGFYGLVYERATRRPRSGAVDPYIKNEGVKRCPSMPDRWQMALAFNWFNNGFNYAPYYSRNPLAFNKEYSPAAKTFAYGPSGIYVNTGAPNAEVDQPAQTLIMWEHLARVPMCNFLQVWDWYDSPPNDRSLRDHFHFLHRDGANAVWADGHAKRMVYGALKRPYFSSNKKIYPNWD, encoded by the coding sequence ATGAAGACGCGCGGATTTACGTTGATCGAACTTTTAGTCGTGATTGCGATCATTGCCATCTTGGCAGCGATCCTATTCCCAGTTTTTGCCGAAGCTCGAGCGAGCGGTCGGCAGATCGTTTGCCTTAGCAACATGAGCCAGATCGGCAAAGCCAGCATGCTGTACTTGCAGGATTGGGACGATACGTGGTTTTCAACGTCTCAGCCCGACAATACGCCCGGATTTGCGCCTCAACAGATCTGGATAGGCTACGACAACAACAACTATGGCATCACGGGCGGGTTTTACGGCCTCGTCTACGAGCGGGCCACCCGGCGCCCTCGGTCGGGCGCTGTGGATCCTTACATCAAGAACGAGGGCGTCAAACGCTGTCCCAGCATGCCGGACCGGTGGCAGATGGCGCTGGCCTTTAACTGGTTCAACAACGGCTTCAACTACGCGCCTTACTATTCGCGCAATCCGTTGGCTTTCAACAAGGAGTACAGCCCCGCGGCCAAGACGTTCGCTTATGGTCCGAGCGGCATCTATGTGAACACGGGCGCGCCGAACGCCGAGGTCGATCAGCCTGCGCAGACTCTGATCATGTGGGAGCACTTGGCGCGCGTGCCGATGTGCAACTTTTTGCAAGTGTGGGACTGGTACGACAGCCCGCCCAACGATCGGAGCTTGAGGGATCACTTCCACTTCTTGCATCGCGACGGCGCCAACGCGGTCTGGGCGGACGGCCATGCCAAGAGAATGGTCTATGGGGCTCTCAAGCGACCCTACTTTTCGTCCAACAAGAAGATCTATCCCAACTGGGATTAG